A stretch of the Bdellovibrio sp. 22V genome encodes the following:
- a CDS encoding VOC family protein, whose translation MEVNEMHRGRLIDHIQLVVRDLGASKKFYAAVFESLGIPMGGEGPDFFWTDELFISSKDSRAAAGELTGRVHLAFQAKDRAMVEAFYKAALAAGGKDHGAPGERPYHPGYYAAFVLDPDGNNIEAVFHGPAKKSAESVKITW comes from the coding sequence ATGGAAGTAAATGAAATGCATCGCGGACGATTGATTGATCATATCCAGCTTGTCGTGCGTGATCTTGGCGCGAGTAAAAAGTTTTATGCAGCTGTCTTTGAATCTTTGGGAATTCCCATGGGCGGTGAGGGGCCGGATTTCTTTTGGACGGATGAGCTTTTTATTTCCTCCAAAGATTCGAGAGCTGCGGCGGGTGAACTGACGGGTCGAGTGCACTTGGCGTTTCAGGCCAAAGACCGCGCTATGGTGGAAGCATTTTACAAAGCCGCTTTGGCAGCGGGTGGAAAGGACCACGGAGCCCCAGGCGAGAGGCCTTATCATCCCGGTTATTATGCGGCATTCGTTCTTGATCCCGATGGAAACAATATTGAGGCTGTCTTCCATGGACCGGCTAAAAAGTCAGCAGAGTCCGTGAAGATTACGTGGTAA